In Rheinheimera sp. MM224, one DNA window encodes the following:
- a CDS encoding diguanylate cyclase gives MTAEQSKLEQQLAKLHQQYMERLQADIPVLASQVGALVTLSSQSDWRSVILPLKHKFHTLAGSAGTFGLPQLGKLAKNLELQLKDWMAEESAPDLLSINSFMTIFQQVQYAHQSGHQVMNLTSARLDLLHDQKALIYVLEDDEETAQHLTLTLATFGYQIQSYTRIAELDHALKTRLPDALILDISLPDEEQSGLEYIADFQKTLDEALPVLVLTSHNSFDHHLQAVRIGARGYFVKPLNTTALEARLQRLLAVRRREAFRVLIVDDDQLLAEHYALVLQGAGLRAEILLDPSQIYEGLNRFRPDVVLLDVLMPGCSGPELAQLIRLQDEWLSVPIIYLSSETDGERQLAALVKGGDDFLTKPITDTALIVAVFARAQRARQLADMMTKDSLTGLLQHARVKERLSHELQRSERTGEPLSVVMLDIDHFKKVNDSYGHLIGDQVISSLANLLKQQLRKTDIIGRYGGEEFLLILPDCNQEQAFGLVEQMRQSFASLPFSFDYQNFHCTFSAGISQSKATDETDQLIDQADKALYSSKHAGRNQTQFYQTPV, from the coding sequence ATGACCGCAGAACAGTCCAAATTAGAGCAACAACTGGCTAAGCTTCACCAGCAATATATGGAGCGACTGCAAGCTGACATTCCTGTGCTCGCCTCTCAGGTAGGCGCTCTGGTTACCTTATCAAGCCAGTCAGACTGGCGTTCAGTGATTCTGCCTTTAAAGCATAAATTCCATACTTTGGCTGGTTCCGCCGGTACTTTTGGCTTACCACAACTGGGTAAGCTGGCCAAAAATCTGGAACTGCAATTAAAAGACTGGATGGCAGAAGAGTCTGCTCCGGACTTGTTATCGATTAACAGTTTTATGACCATTTTCCAGCAAGTGCAATACGCCCATCAAAGCGGACATCAGGTGATGAACCTAACCTCTGCCAGGTTGGATTTGTTGCATGATCAGAAAGCACTTATTTATGTGCTGGAAGATGACGAAGAGACTGCACAACATCTGACGTTGACCCTTGCTACTTTTGGTTACCAGATCCAAAGCTATACACGTATAGCAGAATTGGATCATGCGCTGAAAACCCGATTACCTGATGCCTTGATCCTGGATATTTCATTACCGGATGAAGAGCAGAGTGGTCTGGAGTATATAGCGGATTTTCAGAAGACTTTAGATGAAGCCTTGCCAGTGCTGGTATTAACCAGTCACAACAGTTTTGATCATCATTTGCAGGCCGTGCGCATTGGTGCCCGTGGTTATTTTGTAAAACCTTTAAATACCACAGCTCTGGAGGCGCGTTTACAGCGCTTATTGGCGGTACGCAGACGTGAGGCTTTTCGGGTTTTGATTGTCGATGATGATCAGCTATTGGCTGAACATTATGCACTGGTGCTGCAAGGGGCAGGGCTGCGTGCTGAAATTCTGTTAGACCCTTCTCAAATTTACGAAGGGCTAAATCGTTTCCGTCCAGACGTAGTCTTGCTGGATGTTCTGATGCCAGGCTGTTCAGGTCCTGAATTAGCCCAATTGATCCGCTTACAGGATGAATGGCTCAGTGTTCCCATTATTTATTTATCGTCAGAAACTGACGGTGAACGTCAGCTTGCGGCTTTAGTCAAAGGCGGCGATGACTTCCTGACCAAACCTATTACCGACACTGCGTTAATAGTGGCTGTTTTTGCCAGAGCGCAACGTGCCAGACAACTGGCCGATATGATGACCAAAGACAGCTTAACCGGCTTGTTGCAACACGCCAGAGTGAAAGAGCGTTTAAGTCATGAATTACAACGCAGTGAACGTACTGGTGAGCCTTTAAGTGTGGTGATGTTAGATATTGACCACTTTAAAAAGGTCAATGACAGCTATGGCCATCTGATCGGCGATCAGGTGATTAGCAGTTTAGCTAACCTTTTAAAACAACAACTGCGTAAAACCGACATCATAGGCCGTTATGGTGGCGAAGAGTTTTTACTGATTTTGCCAGATTGTAATCAAGAGCAGGCCTTTGGGTTGGTCGAACAAATGCGCCAATCCTTTGCCAGTTTACCCTTTAGTTTTGACTACCAGAATTTTCACTGTACTTTCAGTGCTGGTATTAGTCAGTCAAAAGCCACAGATGAGACAGACCAACTGATTGATCAGGCGGATAAAGCGCTGTATAGCTCCAAACATGCAGGGCGAAATCAAACCCAGTTTTATCAGACTCCAGTTTAA